The Paenibacillus macerans genome includes a window with the following:
- a CDS encoding DUF1129 family protein produces MYIHEMIGETKKLRQQMTAENDNYFGEMVMYFRSGASSLTEAKGEEILLSLARQIVKNQDKGVSAMDLFGDDPKAYCAQLADDVLTGAPRSLKDKIIYYTMIPWVALTWVFFIYMITGFFSKWFGGELEYTLISSSSLLIIAGLAIMLVELVTRFLGPGRKRAAESHEPAESAESPEPSGPRRFDLKALGIYIGGAALLIALGTLLNRIMPAFTVSPWDSLIIFAIGLAGQIVLLRVRSKA; encoded by the coding sequence ATGTACATCCATGAAATGATCGGAGAGACGAAGAAATTAAGGCAGCAGATGACAGCCGAGAACGACAATTATTTCGGGGAAATGGTGATGTATTTCCGCTCCGGAGCCAGTTCGCTGACTGAAGCCAAAGGGGAGGAGATTTTGCTTAGCCTGGCGCGGCAAATTGTCAAAAATCAGGACAAAGGCGTGTCCGCCATGGATCTGTTTGGCGATGATCCCAAGGCTTATTGCGCCCAGCTGGCGGACGATGTCCTGACGGGCGCGCCCCGCAGCCTGAAGGATAAAATCATCTATTATACGATGATTCCCTGGGTCGCTCTAACCTGGGTTTTCTTTATTTATATGATCACCGGCTTTTTCAGCAAATGGTTTGGCGGAGAGCTGGAATACACGCTGATCAGCAGTTCGTCGCTGCTCATCATCGCCGGGTTGGCGATCATGTTGGTGGAACTGGTCACCCGCTTTCTCGGCCCCGGCCGCAAACGGGCCGCAGAGTCCCACGAACCCGCAGAATCTGCGGAATCCCCGGAGCCTTCGGGTCCCCGCCGGTTTGATTTAAAGGCGCTGGGCATCTACATCGGCGGCGCGGCGCTGCTCATCGCTTTGGGAACGCTGCTGAACCGGATTATGCCGGCCTTTACCGTGTCCCCTTGGGACAGCCTGATCATTTTTGCGATCGGCCTGGCCGGGCAAATCGTTTTGCTGCGGGTGCGCTCCAAAGCATGA
- a CDS encoding inorganic phosphate transporter, which translates to MDTSLLIIIIVIILALGFDFINGFHDTANAIATSVSTRALKPRTAIMLAAVMNFLGAIMFTGVAKTIGGSVADPASLDNGLEILIATLLAAIIWNLITWWFGIPSSSSHALIGALAGAVYVGGGPDKLNWNGFRTIVEGLVFSPLIAFAIGYIVMLILKWIFAYRSPHTVNKGFRSMQIITAALQSFTHGTNDAQKAMGIITFALVTAEFQDHMEVPLWVKIAAATAMALGTSIGGWKIIKTMGTKIFKIEPINGFAADMSAASVIFGATLFHLPVSTTHAITSAILGVGSAKRFSAVRWSMAGRIVVAWVITIPIVAVMAGGIYLLLF; encoded by the coding sequence ATGGATACGAGTTTACTGATCATTATCATCGTTATCATACTGGCGCTCGGATTTGACTTTATCAACGGTTTCCACGACACGGCAAATGCGATTGCGACTTCGGTATCCACCCGGGCGCTTAAGCCGCGCACGGCGATTATGCTGGCGGCGGTCATGAACTTCCTTGGAGCGATCATGTTCACCGGCGTCGCCAAAACGATCGGGGGCAGCGTGGCGGACCCGGCATCGCTGGACAACGGCCTTGAGATCCTGATTGCGACGCTGCTGGCGGCGATTATATGGAACTTGATTACGTGGTGGTTCGGCATCCCTTCTTCTTCTTCCCACGCTCTGATCGGCGCTTTGGCCGGCGCGGTGTATGTCGGCGGGGGGCCGGACAAGCTGAACTGGAACGGTTTTCGGACGATTGTCGAAGGGCTGGTTTTTTCCCCGCTGATCGCTTTTGCGATCGGTTATATCGTTATGCTGATTTTGAAGTGGATTTTTGCCTATCGCAGCCCGCATACGGTAAATAAAGGCTTCCGCTCAATGCAAATCATTACGGCGGCGCTGCAAAGCTTCACGCACGGCACCAACGACGCGCAGAAGGCGATGGGGATCATCACCTTTGCCCTGGTTACGGCGGAGTTCCAGGACCACATGGAAGTGCCGCTGTGGGTTAAAATCGCCGCGGCGACGGCGATGGCGCTGGGCACCTCGATCGGCGGCTGGAAAATCATCAAAACGATGGGCACGAAAATTTTCAAGATCGAACCGATTAACGGTTTCGCCGCGGATATGTCCGCCGCATCCGTGATTTTCGGGGCTACGCTGTTTCATCTGCCGGTAAGTACGACGCACGCCATCACATCGGCGATTTTGGGCGTCGGTTCGGCGAAGCGGTTCTCCGCCGTACGCTGGTCGATGGCCGGGCGGATCGTCGTCGCTTGGGTGATCACGATTCCGATCGTGGCCGTGATGGCCGGCGGCATTTATTTGTTGCTGTTTTAA
- a CDS encoding erythromycin esterase family protein → MKKGLYKLAGALLSLTITACTFLPVSASAAAAASGSQKEWLRQNAHQLTSLESEDYSDLAFLKPLLKDKNVVSLGENFHRVAEYSSIKTRLIKFLHEEMDFDVIAFESGMGDAASVYENRDSLTPEEMMGASLFPIWHSQETLELFDYIKEQGKGDDPLYLAGYDNQFTAYFLTQFIGAAIGKLDSEKGKAFVQMEYQAIPDVYEVLNKFPDAPFSKDPAYKKEMQAVVDKYVPQYQETIKYVEQHRDELNAKLQVFYPSQPHFDAIILKSLRDHVAFLESGLKDVKDMYSSRDELMTENLEWVMQTLYPGKKVILWAHNDHLAKNTSKMRVKQDGKWTNSFTSMGELMHRKLGDKMYVIGLYMNRGSSVTITSGKPFTIRPATKGSLEHLIMQSGYANSFIDLSKHKVKNAQSAWMFRPIYASEDGMTTEQVLPNVMRFIPKEQYDGIIVIDKVKAPTPVQSSEESSNNE, encoded by the coding sequence ATGAAAAAAGGATTATATAAACTGGCCGGAGCGTTGTTATCATTAACCATTACGGCCTGCACCTTTCTGCCGGTGTCCGCAAGCGCTGCGGCGGCGGCCTCCGGAAGCCAGAAGGAATGGCTGCGGCAAAACGCCCATCAGCTGACGTCGCTGGAGTCCGAGGATTATAGCGATCTGGCCTTTTTAAAGCCGCTGTTAAAGGACAAAAACGTCGTCAGCCTCGGGGAAAATTTTCACCGGGTGGCCGAATACAGCAGCATCAAAACCAGGCTGATCAAATTTTTGCATGAAGAGATGGATTTTGACGTGATCGCTTTTGAATCTGGGATGGGAGACGCGGCGTCCGTATACGAAAACCGGGATTCCCTTACCCCGGAGGAGATGATGGGCGCTTCGCTTTTTCCAATCTGGCATTCCCAGGAAACGCTGGAGCTGTTCGATTATATCAAGGAGCAGGGAAAGGGCGACGATCCGCTGTACTTGGCGGGATATGACAATCAATTTACGGCCTACTTTTTGACCCAGTTTATAGGGGCGGCGATCGGCAAGCTGGACTCCGAGAAGGGAAAGGCCTTCGTGCAAATGGAATATCAGGCGATTCCGGATGTTTATGAGGTTCTTAATAAGTTCCCGGACGCTCCTTTCAGCAAGGATCCGGCTTATAAAAAGGAAATGCAGGCCGTGGTAGACAAATATGTGCCTCAATATCAAGAGACGATCAAGTATGTTGAGCAGCACCGTGACGAATTAAATGCCAAGTTGCAAGTTTTTTATCCCAGCCAGCCGCATTTTGACGCTATCATCCTGAAATCCTTACGCGACCATGTCGCCTTTCTGGAGAGCGGATTGAAGGATGTGAAGGATATGTATTCTTCCCGGGATGAGTTGATGACGGAAAATCTGGAATGGGTGATGCAGACGTTGTATCCGGGGAAAAAGGTGATTTTGTGGGCCCACAATGACCACCTGGCCAAAAATACCTCGAAAATGCGGGTCAAGCAAGACGGCAAGTGGACGAACAGTTTTACGAGCATGGGCGAACTGATGCACCGGAAGCTCGGGGATAAAATGTATGTGATCGGGCTCTACATGAATCGCGGTTCATCGGTAACGATTACTTCGGGCAAGCCTTTTACCATCCGGCCGGCGACAAAAGGGAGCCTGGAGCACCTGATCATGCAAAGCGGTTACGCGAATTCCTTTATTGATCTAAGCAAGCATAAAGTGAAGAATGCGCAGAGTGCCTGGATGTTCCGGCCGATCTACGCATCCGAGGACGGCATGACCACGGAACAGGTGCTGCCGAATGTGATGCGTTTCATCCCGAAGGAGCAGTATGACGGAATTATCGTCATCGATAAAGTGAAGGCTCCGACACCTGTACAATCCTCCGAGGAATCAAGTAACAACGAGTAA
- a CDS encoding spore germination protein, with protein MKKRSSLPPKTSSENSPSDVTALVPSLDRNVEAIKKILGAADDIAFRSFLVGGELKAQLVYIPDMSDRLEMDNNVLKPLMGMAGAESTDLQAIKNRVLPVGSIKEIADAYECARQLIKGYPLLLLEDCDRALLLKIAKWEKRSVEEPQTEPSLRGPREGFTESISTNLSLLRRKIQSVNLKLKSFQFGRYTETEVYVAYLEGIVQPALIREVENRLKRIDMDSVLETGYIEELTEDTPYSPFPQQQFTERVDIAAAGLLDGRIVILVDGTPNVLIVPVTLVTLLQAADDYYNRSLYSSALRILRYCTLFISLTLPAVYVALLNFHQEMIPSKLLMSIASSREEIPFPTIVEVLMMQLAFEVLREAGLRLPRQIGSAVTIVGALVVGEAAVSAGLVSAPIVIIIAFTGIAGFTAPHYSLEFSVRLLRLLLIVAGGMLGILGVMYGLIGIAIHLCTLRSYGLPYLSPIAPFVASDIKDSAIRVPWWKMLARPSFSGKDNRARLAPKQRPNPGKGGEN; from the coding sequence ATGAAAAAACGGTCTTCGCTCCCGCCAAAAACATCCAGCGAAAACTCCCCATCCGATGTTACGGCCCTAGTTCCGTCGCTTGACCGGAATGTCGAGGCGATCAAAAAAATCTTAGGCGCTGCGGATGATATTGCATTCCGCTCCTTCCTGGTCGGTGGGGAGCTTAAAGCGCAGCTCGTCTATATTCCCGACATGTCAGACCGGCTGGAAATGGACAACAACGTCTTGAAGCCGCTCATGGGGATGGCCGGCGCGGAATCAACGGATTTGCAAGCGATCAAAAACCGGGTTCTGCCGGTCGGGTCGATCAAGGAGATCGCAGACGCCTACGAATGCGCCAGACAGCTGATCAAAGGCTATCCTTTGCTGCTGCTTGAGGACTGCGACCGGGCGTTGCTGCTCAAGATCGCCAAATGGGAAAAACGGTCGGTGGAAGAACCGCAGACCGAGCCGTCGCTCCGGGGCCCGCGCGAAGGATTCACCGAATCGATTTCCACCAATTTGTCGCTCCTGCGGCGAAAAATCCAAAGCGTGAACCTGAAATTAAAATCGTTCCAGTTCGGCCGCTATACCGAAACCGAGGTTTATGTCGCTTACTTGGAAGGCATTGTCCAGCCGGCCTTAATCCGGGAGGTGGAGAACCGCCTTAAACGCATCGATATGGACAGCGTGCTGGAAACCGGTTATATCGAAGAGCTGACGGAGGACACCCCCTATTCGCCATTTCCCCAACAGCAGTTTACGGAACGGGTCGATATCGCCGCGGCCGGCTTGCTGGACGGCCGAATCGTCATTCTGGTCGACGGTACGCCCAACGTGCTGATCGTACCCGTTACGCTCGTTACGCTGCTGCAGGCGGCGGACGACTATTACAACCGCTCGCTGTACTCCAGCGCGCTCCGTATTTTGCGCTATTGCACGCTGTTTATTTCGTTGACGCTGCCTGCGGTGTACGTGGCGCTGCTGAATTTTCATCAGGAGATGATCCCGAGCAAACTCTTGATGAGCATCGCCTCCTCCCGCGAGGAGATCCCGTTTCCGACCATCGTGGAAGTGTTGATGATGCAGCTGGCGTTCGAGGTGCTGCGCGAGGCCGGGCTGCGTCTCCCGCGGCAAATCGGTTCGGCGGTGACGATCGTCGGCGCGCTTGTTGTGGGCGAAGCGGCGGTGTCCGCCGGTCTCGTGTCCGCGCCGATCGTCATCATCATCGCCTTTACGGGCATCGCCGGATTTACGGCCCCTCATTACTCGCTGGAATTCTCCGTCCGCCTGCTGCGGCTTCTGCTCATTGTGGCCGGGGGAATGCTCGGAATCCTTGGCGTCATGTACGGCTTGATCGGCATAGCCATCCATTTGTGTACATTGCGGTCTTACGGGCTTCCTTATTTGTCCCCGATCGCACCGTTCGTGGCCAGCGACATCAAGGACTCGGCGATCCGGGTTCCGTGGTGGAAGATGCTTGCACGTCCGAGCTTTTCGGGGAAAGACAACCGCGCGCGCCTCGCGCCAAAACAGCGGCCCAATCCGGGAAAAGGTGGCGAAAATTGA
- a CDS encoding DUF47 domain-containing protein: MRVKKKDIFFQTLENMADTIVHSADYFAQQVAEFKDVEQFAKKMKEFESKCDEYTHTIIVELNKTFITPIERDDIMNLITALDDVIDGLEASTSRFFMYHLSQPDEYIARFAEILRNSAYEIQKAVHLLSQKKLLAIREYTIRLNDLENQGDELLRICIKELFLKVTDPIELIKKKEIYERLETTTDACEKVANMLESIIMRNS; this comes from the coding sequence ATGCGAGTGAAGAAGAAGGATATCTTTTTCCAGACGTTAGAGAACATGGCGGACACGATCGTGCATTCGGCGGATTATTTCGCCCAGCAGGTAGCGGAGTTCAAGGACGTGGAACAGTTCGCCAAAAAGATGAAGGAATTCGAATCCAAATGCGATGAATACACACATACCATTATCGTCGAGTTGAACAAAACGTTTATCACCCCGATCGAACGCGACGACATCATGAACCTCATCACGGCGCTGGACGATGTCATAGACGGTTTGGAGGCGTCGACTTCCCGTTTCTTCATGTACCACCTCTCCCAGCCGGACGAATACATCGCCCGCTTTGCGGAAATTCTGCGCAATTCGGCATATGAGATCCAAAAAGCGGTCCATTTGCTTTCCCAGAAAAAACTTCTCGCGATCCGCGAATACACGATCCGCTTGAACGACCTTGAGAATCAGGGGGACGAGCTGCTGCGGATTTGCATCAAGGAGCTGTTCCTGAAGGTGACGGACCCGATCGAACTGATCAAGAAGAAGGAAATTTACGAACGTCTGGAAACGACGACGGATGCCTGCGAGAAAGTAGCCAACATGCTGGAATCCATAATCATGCGTAATTCTTGA
- a CDS encoding alpha/beta hydrolase family protein, with protein sequence MERQIAIKYGKEEIAANIHYPSENKREGRCRRAPLVLICHGFVGNRIGVDRLFVKAARELAAAGFLVLRFDCVGCGESSGSYGEQDVDSLIAQTRSVLDYGLESFDIDPQRVTLIGHSLGGTVALLAAVRDRRIKNLVLWSSVGYPFNDIVKITGREVYDKAVKHGSADYLGYDLTPRFFDSLGSSQPYQEALKFPGDVLVVHGTSDDTIPVDYAFLYQKVFWMRSEGRCDKEIIFQADHTYSSGEHQARLIGKTREWLDSLEAIQTDWQHWMI encoded by the coding sequence ATGGAAAGACAGATTGCGATCAAGTATGGGAAAGAGGAAATTGCGGCGAATATCCATTATCCGTCGGAAAACAAACGGGAAGGGCGCTGCCGGCGGGCTCCGCTGGTCTTGATTTGCCACGGCTTTGTCGGCAACCGGATCGGTGTGGACCGGCTGTTTGTCAAAGCGGCCAGGGAACTGGCGGCGGCCGGATTTCTCGTGCTTCGGTTTGATTGCGTCGGCTGCGGCGAAAGCAGCGGGAGCTACGGGGAACAGGACGTCGATTCCCTGATCGCCCAAACCCGCTCGGTGTTGGATTACGGCCTCGAATCCTTTGATATCGATCCGCAGCGGGTCACGTTGATCGGACACAGCCTGGGCGGAACCGTAGCGCTGCTTGCCGCCGTAAGGGACCGCCGCATCAAAAATCTCGTCCTATGGTCTTCCGTCGGATATCCTTTTAACGATATCGTAAAGATTACCGGGCGTGAGGTATACGACAAGGCCGTCAAGCACGGGTCCGCCGATTACCTTGGCTATGACTTGACGCCGCGGTTTTTCGATTCGCTGGGTTCGTCGCAGCCATACCAGGAAGCGCTCAAGTTTCCCGGGGACGTGCTGGTGGTGCACGGCACCTCGGACGATACGATCCCGGTCGATTACGCTTTTCTGTATCAAAAGGTGTTTTGGATGCGTTCCGAAGGGCGCTGCGACAAAGAGATTATTTTTCAGGCCGACCATACGTATTCCTCCGGGGAGCATCAAGCCCGGCTCATCGGCAAGACGAGGGAGTGGCTTGACAGTCTGGAGGCGATTCAGACGGACTGGCAGCATTGGATGATCTAG
- the corA gene encoding magnesium/cobalt transporter CorA yields MIRVMGMTHDHKVVPDIPLERSRDEEYVWIWADFNEPSPEEAELLGSFFRFHPLAIEDCLHVLQRPKMDYYEDYQFLVLHALDPDTLGTVEVNLFIGDRYLVSFHQHRLREMDEAWKNMLKRAHDRKVWVHGPYSAAYMVVDSLVDQYFPCVYAIEDELDELEKMGSRESVELLMNQVFDLRSRLLKLRRTIVPMRDLMYRILNSQHVQGDKEPRAYYADIHDHLLKLSEMIEADREMTADLRDSYISLNSNRMNGIMKTLTVITTVFMPLTLIAGIYGMNFAYMPELSWKYGYFAVLTVMLALGGLMILWFGKRGWFK; encoded by the coding sequence TTGATCAGAGTAATGGGGATGACGCACGACCATAAAGTCGTTCCGGACATTCCGCTGGAGCGCTCGCGTGACGAGGAGTACGTATGGATCTGGGCCGATTTTAACGAACCGTCGCCGGAGGAGGCCGAACTGCTGGGTTCTTTTTTCCGGTTTCATCCGCTGGCGATTGAGGACTGCCTGCATGTATTGCAGCGTCCCAAAATGGACTATTACGAGGATTATCAGTTTCTGGTGCTGCATGCTCTGGACCCGGACACCTTGGGCACGGTGGAAGTGAATCTGTTTATTGGGGACAGGTATCTGGTGTCGTTCCATCAGCACAGGCTGCGGGAAATGGACGAGGCATGGAAAAACATGCTGAAGCGGGCCCATGACCGGAAGGTTTGGGTGCACGGGCCTTATTCCGCGGCGTATATGGTGGTCGACAGTCTGGTGGATCAGTATTTCCCTTGCGTGTATGCGATCGAGGACGAGCTGGACGAACTGGAGAAAATGGGGAGCCGCGAGTCGGTGGAACTGCTGATGAACCAGGTGTTCGACCTGCGCAGCCGGCTGCTGAAGCTGCGGCGGACGATCGTGCCGATGCGCGACCTGATGTACCGCATCTTAAATTCGCAGCATGTGCAGGGCGATAAGGAGCCGCGCGCCTATTATGCGGACATTCACGATCATTTGCTGAAGCTGTCCGAAATGATTGAGGCCGACCGGGAAATGACCGCCGATTTGCGCGACTCCTACATTTCGCTGAATTCGAACCGGATGAACGGGATCATGAAAACGTTGACCGTCATTACGACGGTGTTTATGCCGCTGACGCTGATCGCCGGTATCTACGGGATGAATTTTGCCTATATGCCCGAGCTGTCTTGGAAATACGGTTATTTTGCTGTCTTAACCGTGATGCTGGCACTCGGCGGGTTGATGATTCTCTGGTTCGGCAAGCGGGGCTGGTTTAAGTAA
- a CDS encoding dioxygenase family protein, translating into MTQPALFIAHGSPTLAIEQNAYTGFLRQLGQRTLKPPRAVVIFSAHWDSPVQWLTADRRHETLHDFYGFPEEMYRIQYPAPGDPELSEAIGAMFHAHNLPYRLSEGRGLDHGAWVVLRAIFPEGNIPVVALSVDSKRSPEEQYAIGKMLAGLRRQNVLIIGSGGLVHNLRLIGDEESEPFPWAVEFDAWIGEQLQDWNLRLLFDYGKKAPHVRSAIPPYGKEHFVPLLYAMGAADDERRAVKLFQDYRYGSLSLNCWKFGAGDEAR; encoded by the coding sequence ATGACTCAACCTGCATTGTTTATCGCACACGGATCGCCGACGCTGGCAATCGAGCAAAACGCGTACACGGGTTTTCTCCGGCAACTGGGACAAAGAACGCTGAAACCGCCCAGAGCCGTTGTTATTTTCTCCGCACATTGGGATTCTCCCGTCCAATGGCTGACGGCGGACCGCAGGCATGAAACGCTGCATGATTTTTACGGTTTTCCCGAGGAAATGTACCGGATTCAATACCCTGCCCCGGGCGATCCGGAGCTTAGCGAAGCGATCGGCGCCATGTTTCATGCCCACAATCTGCCGTATCGGCTATCCGAAGGAAGAGGGCTGGATCACGGGGCATGGGTTGTGCTGCGGGCGATATTCCCGGAAGGAAACATCCCGGTCGTGGCCTTGTCCGTCGATTCCAAGCGCTCACCGGAGGAACAGTATGCCATCGGCAAAATGCTGGCCGGACTCCGGCGGCAAAACGTTCTCATTATCGGCAGCGGCGGCTTGGTGCATAATTTGCGCCTAATCGGAGACGAGGAGAGCGAGCCGTTTCCTTGGGCTGTCGAATTCGACGCTTGGATCGGTGAGCAGCTTCAGGACTGGAATTTGCGGCTGCTGTTCGATTACGGCAAAAAGGCTCCCCATGTCCGCAGCGCCATTCCTCCCTACGGCAAGGAGCATTTTGTGCCGCTGCTTTATGCGATGGGCGCCGCCGATGACGAGCGGCGGGCCGTCAAGCTGTTTCAGGATTACCGGTACGGCAGCTTAAGCCTCAACTGCTGGAAATTCGGCGCCGGGGACGAAGCCCGTTGA
- a CDS encoding GerAB/ArcD/ProY family transporter: MMWLKIAAISLAVVLIVRFEWLRLNKGSARERAALIAVAAIGWISALLLVIFPRLPGPLMLIDWLYRPLAGFNRRMRCRLMAEKGKITAGQLAFLIYSLLAYDGLLLIPKVTGEAAGRDLWLSPVWAHLAGLFFLLAMFRLGRMFPEETIIEYSQRLLGKYLGKAAGLVVVFYLAYLTSVILRIYGDFISSVFLEITPPLVSAGGIMVLISYTVRAGVETLGRLAQLFLPITVLVFALLVVLTIPEWDVSNVFPILGNGLAPSLKGAVVPFSWFGAYIVLGLYLPLLSNRRKAALYGLAAWFLLMVTLVVSGLVAVFLFGQHAISLNYPFVEVVRYIAVGEFFQHIDALLLAVWLPGTFIQLAIYQYGATLGMAQWIGLKDYRALALPLGFLILVMSFWTPPSNIDFERYMAGSHIFLDFTFFVFGLLLFLTAWIRSKFGAQKAK; the protein is encoded by the coding sequence ATGATGTGGCTAAAAATTGCGGCAATATCGCTGGCTGTCGTATTGATCGTCAGGTTCGAATGGCTGCGTCTGAACAAAGGCAGCGCCCGGGAACGTGCGGCGCTTATCGCCGTAGCGGCTATCGGCTGGATTTCAGCCTTGCTGCTGGTCATATTTCCGAGGCTTCCGGGACCGCTCATGCTGATCGACTGGTTATACCGGCCGCTTGCCGGCTTTAATAGGAGGATGAGGTGTCGTCTTATGGCAGAGAAAGGAAAGATTACCGCGGGACAATTAGCGTTTCTTATATATTCTTTGCTGGCGTATGACGGCCTGCTGCTCATTCCGAAAGTCACGGGCGAAGCCGCGGGCCGGGATTTATGGCTGTCGCCCGTTTGGGCCCATCTGGCCGGCTTATTCTTCCTGCTCGCCATGTTCCGTCTGGGCCGCATGTTTCCGGAGGAGACAATCATTGAATACAGCCAGCGTCTGCTCGGCAAATATCTGGGCAAAGCGGCGGGATTGGTCGTCGTATTTTACCTGGCTTACCTGACCAGCGTTATTTTGCGGATTTACGGCGACTTTATTTCCTCCGTTTTTTTGGAAATCACGCCCCCGCTCGTTTCCGCAGGCGGCATCATGGTTCTTATATCCTACACGGTCAGGGCAGGAGTGGAAACGCTGGGAAGATTGGCGCAGCTGTTTCTTCCGATTACGGTTCTCGTTTTCGCGCTGCTCGTCGTGCTTACCATTCCCGAATGGGACGTTTCGAATGTGTTTCCGATTCTCGGGAATGGCCTGGCTCCGTCCCTGAAGGGGGCGGTCGTTCCGTTCTCCTGGTTCGGGGCGTATATCGTTTTAGGGCTCTATTTGCCGCTGTTGTCGAACCGCCGGAAGGCGGCGCTTTACGGCTTGGCGGCCTGGTTCCTGCTGATGGTGACGCTTGTGGTGTCCGGCCTCGTTGCGGTCTTTCTGTTCGGGCAACACGCCATTTCGCTCAATTATCCGTTCGTCGAAGTCGTCCGGTACATCGCCGTCGGCGAATTTTTTCAGCATATCGATGCCTTGCTGTTGGCCGTATGGCTTCCCGGGACATTTATCCAATTGGCCATCTACCAATATGGCGCGACTTTGGGAATGGCCCAGTGGATCGGACTGAAGGATTATCGGGCGCTCGCCCTGCCGCTCGGATTTTTGATTTTGGTCATGAGCTTTTGGACCCCGCCCAGCAATATCGATTTTGAGCGCTATATGGCGGGAAGCCATATTTTTCTTGACTTCACGTTTTTCGTTTTCGGCCTGCTCCTGTTCCTTACGGCATGGATTCGCAGCAAGTTCGGAGCCCAAAAAGCCAAATAA
- a CDS encoding DUF3048 domain-containing protein produces MNLLRSKFGILLILSVFLLLISGCGGAKEAVTREVIAPPEAAPEETEPPQPEVPAYTAPLTGLPAEAPVTRRPLAVMVNNAPAARPQSGLMDADLVYEVLAEGGVTRMVAIYQSKADSAKIGPVRSIRPYMIDLGESYHGVLVHAGASNDAFAILQRQHKEDLDEITNAGAYFWRDKSRKAPHNLYSSPEKLLEGAEKRGFATEDANVPGYTFYREREGPVSWQEASRVEIKFQLDNYRVGYEYDAASGRYKRFINGKPHTDLETGEQLTAANVVVLGAEHRVLDDVGRLDVNLELGGDAIVFEKGKMIRAEWIHKQGDIIRFIVDNQELPFVPGNSFIHIVPDSPDFDSHIAVE; encoded by the coding sequence ATGAACTTATTACGGTCTAAATTCGGAATACTACTGATCTTGTCGGTTTTCCTGCTGCTGATCTCCGGCTGCGGAGGAGCGAAGGAGGCGGTCACCCGGGAGGTTATCGCTCCCCCCGAAGCAGCACCGGAGGAGACGGAGCCGCCCCAACCTGAGGTACCCGCTTACACGGCTCCGCTTACCGGTTTGCCGGCGGAAGCGCCGGTAACCCGCCGCCCGCTGGCGGTCATGGTCAACAATGCGCCGGCTGCGCGCCCCCAGTCGGGCCTGATGGACGCCGACTTGGTGTATGAAGTACTGGCCGAAGGCGGGGTAACCCGCATGGTGGCGATTTATCAAAGCAAGGCGGACAGCGCCAAAATCGGCCCGGTTCGCAGCATTCGCCCGTACATGATCGATTTGGGGGAAAGCTATCACGGCGTTTTGGTCCACGCGGGAGCGAGCAACGATGCGTTCGCCATTTTGCAGCGGCAGCATAAAGAGGATCTCGATGAGATCACGAACGCGGGAGCTTACTTTTGGCGGGACAAGTCCCGGAAGGCGCCGCACAACCTGTACTCCAGTCCGGAAAAATTGCTCGAAGGGGCGGAGAAACGAGGATTCGCCACCGAAGATGCGAACGTGCCGGGATATACTTTTTACCGGGAAAGGGAAGGACCCGTGTCGTGGCAGGAAGCAAGCCGGGTAGAGATCAAGTTTCAACTGGACAATTACCGGGTGGGTTACGAATATGACGCGGCGAGCGGACGATATAAACGTTTCATTAACGGTAAGCCGCACACGGATCTGGAGACCGGCGAACAGCTGACGGCCGCCAATGTCGTGGTGCTGGGGGCCGAACACCGGGTGCTGGACGATGTGGGACGCCTGGACGTGAATTTGGAACTGGGCGGAGACGCGATCGTTTTTGAAAAAGGCAAAATGATTCGCGCAGAGTGGATACATAAACAAGGCGACATCATTCGCTTTATCGTGGACAATCAAGAGCTGCCATTTGTTCCTGGCAATTCTTTCATTCATATCGTGCCCGATTCGCCGGATTTCGACAGTCATATTGCCGTGGAATAG